CCAGTGGTTGGATCAGTACAAAGTGAGATATAAGGAATTTGAGCATCGGCTAGTTGCGCTAATTTTGCTGAAGTTTTTGCCAATTGCATTAACGAATAAGCAGCTTCCATCATACGTGCACCACCTGATTTTGAAATCATCACAAAAGGAATATTGTTTTTAATAGAATAATCAATACCACGAGCAATTTTTTCGCCAACAACAGCACCCATTGAACCACCAATAAAAGCAAAATCCATACAACAAACGACTAAATCTTTACCTTTAGATTTTCCAACTCCAGTTCGAACGGCGTCTTTTAATTTGGTTTTTTCCATCACGTCTTTTAAACGGTCAGAATATTTTTTGGTATCTACAAAGTTAAGCGGATCTTTTGAAGTCATTTTAGCATCCAATTCTTTGAATTCATTGTTGTCAAACAAAATTTCAAAGTATTCTTTACTACCAATTCTAACATGAAAATCATCTTCTGGACTTACCCAAAGATTTTTTGCTAATTCATCAGTGTCAATAATTTTACCTGTTGGTGATTTGTACCAAAGTCCTTTAGGAACATCTTTTTTATCTTCAGTAGCGGTAGTAATACCTTTTTCTTTTCTTTTAAACCAAGCCATAATTTATGTTATTATAAATTTTGAATTATAAATTTTGAATGTCAAAATAATTTAAAATTCAACATTTAAAATTTAAAATAATTTAAAGTGTGTTTACGTTGTTTAAATCAGCAAATGCTTGCTCTAATCTTTTATTAAAAGTCAACTCGCCTTCACGAACCCATTTTCTTGGATCGTAGTGTTTTTTGTTAGGAGAATCAGCACCATCA
The window above is part of the Flavobacterium sp. PMTSA4 genome. Proteins encoded here:
- the accD gene encoding acetyl-CoA carboxylase, carboxyltransferase subunit beta → MAWFKRKEKGITTATEDKKDVPKGLWYKSPTGKIIDTDELAKNLWVSPEDDFHVRIGSKEYFEILFDNNEFKELDAKMTSKDPLNFVDTKKYSDRLKDVMEKTKLKDAVRTGVGKSKGKDLVVCCMDFAFIGGSMGAVVGEKIARGIDYSIKNNIPFVMISKSGGARMMEAAYSLMQLAKTSAKLAQLADAQIPYISLCTDPTTGGTTASYAMLGDINISEPGALIGFAGPRVVRDTTGKDLPEGFQTAEFVLEHGFLDFIAHRKELKNKINLYIDLILNQEIR